In one window of Eggerthella guodeyinii DNA:
- a CDS encoding 4Fe-4S dicluster domain-containing protein, translating to MANYAIITDLNRCTGCLACTVACKAINGVDVGSFWIKTLRVGPHPIEGGSGTFPDVEMYFLPVQCQHCENPECVKVCPTEASHIREDGTVQIDKSKCIGCQFCAMACPYGVRYLNQEERVVEKCTLCEQRISQGELPQCVAQCGARARFFGDLDQGVDSFEGPAHPDSPGCQYEEMTQTRVKLKDYVEPYTDNDIHHLADAGNEPKLMYLMREGRKWRE from the coding sequence ATGGCAAACTACGCGATCATTACCGACTTGAACCGTTGCACCGGTTGCCTTGCGTGCACGGTTGCGTGCAAGGCCATCAACGGCGTCGACGTGGGATCGTTCTGGATCAAGACGCTGCGCGTCGGCCCGCATCCCATCGAGGGCGGCTCGGGCACGTTCCCGGACGTCGAGATGTACTTCCTTCCCGTCCAGTGCCAGCACTGCGAGAACCCCGAATGCGTGAAGGTGTGCCCCACGGAAGCGTCCCATATCCGCGAGGACGGCACGGTGCAGATCGACAAGTCCAAGTGCATCGGCTGCCAGTTCTGCGCGATGGCATGCCCCTACGGCGTGCGCTACCTCAACCAGGAGGAGCGCGTCGTGGAGAAGTGCACGCTGTGCGAGCAGCGCATCTCGCAGGGCGAGCTTCCCCAGTGCGTGGCCCAATGCGGCGCTCGCGCCCGCTTCTTCGGCGACCTCGATCAGGGCGTCGACAGCTTCGAGGGCCCGGCGCACCCCGACAGCCCCGGCTGCCAGTACGAGGAGATGACCCAGACGCGCGTGAAGCTGAAGGACTACGTCGAGCCGTACACCGATAACGATATCCATCATCTTGCGGATGCGGGCAACGAGCCGAAGCTCATGTACCTCATGCGCGAGGGCCGAAAGTGGAGGGAGTAG
- a CDS encoding molybdopterin dinucleotide binding domain-containing protein has protein sequence MANLSLTRRSFLKASAMAAAATTVGFAATPSTALAEGEDASAGEIKRIRSCCRACGKVECGVWVTVQDNKVIKVEGDESNAHSRGHCCAKSQSSMLALYHPDRLRYCMKRTNPKGEDDPGWVRITLAEAFDESGAKFKEIVEKYGGEANFAMGGTSRVWAQPPYGTLKSIFPTPNAHLAYEICKGPRHFGGILTDEIGSPWMEVEQGPLVYVQWGTAAEYSNYDSTNRTVVDCSQRAYKHILVDPRMTPLGKEADVWLPLRVGTDLCLALGWLKWILDNEAYDDAFVRRWTNAPFLWNPEEDGRTAKGWFMEMNGGIDMESRILTEADCDPEWINQYWDYEGRYQRFICWDENNNKPTYWDSEACQWEGEKHKIPTTGTWIEHPYKPIIADAWLPDPSKFADPADAQYDAYWDEGNEGGKRSNPAGLPKNPALFPGGVEVKLKDGSTISAGTVWESFSDSLEQYTLDYVSEVTEVPVDKIEEGVRLYTTRLNPLHGNGGIHYQLAPDQTGHAVQNTRALQLIACITGNSDEPAGNRGSSKAQVDGCCGRANMLVTDHEPKDWGLDVGTMELGNTPRDLSVEDQIPLIQNFVQYLIDEGSPLAERYGNKVPTAEEARWIAERKGGAYKSSRTWPALKTSFDSNEKQISAERFPLLRYWNRWADSAAIWDSINGIDTPYQIHGGVCMSGDFMNESNLLEAWEALTRLDFWLDFNLWSCPNNGCADIVIPVLHWLEVNTGRVSQGAGGIFGAGQRCVEPMGDCIYDPVAVICLYKAMDVTWNDRDPAYDRWNNLDYHDFVQMGGNVTYEEQEYRVLKDATDWWKTEEFPDGPDFPQYAAKFQEEGWFDCRKWHPERWGTYRRWEMGYRRQQGGYNLYAAIDEKCGFMTPTAKVEVWSTIAETYIPDGAATFTSTNVVDPNVPDIDKFPHWVEPKNSRVSNPEYFDAALVDQIKTTDAYINDNYQGDHLVEEYKETLTAHPDSAFIMTTGSRQPVYFHSEHRQLPWCRELWPSPRLEMNPNDAARLGLEQGQWIWIRSPWGAVREVVDLYYGIKEGTVNANHAWWYPEIDTASHGFELVNINCTMDKYAQCWICGASQLRGVPVLIYPATAENSPHGNPVPCDPQGNPVITNANDARLKEWLSNDPRLADSKVELTFANMAAVGCQPSVQSPDLLSGGKLAVGNVGGDALGAYSKSK, from the coding sequence ATGGCGAACCTATCACTGACTCGTCGAAGCTTCCTGAAGGCCTCTGCCATGGCTGCCGCGGCAACCACGGTGGGCTTTGCGGCGACGCCTTCGACGGCGTTGGCCGAAGGTGAAGACGCCTCAGCGGGAGAGATCAAGCGCATCCGCTCCTGCTGCCGCGCGTGCGGCAAGGTGGAGTGCGGCGTGTGGGTCACGGTCCAGGACAACAAGGTCATCAAGGTGGAGGGCGACGAATCCAACGCCCACAGCCGTGGCCACTGCTGCGCGAAGTCGCAGTCGTCCATGCTGGCTCTGTACCATCCCGACCGGCTGCGCTACTGCATGAAGCGCACGAACCCCAAAGGCGAGGACGACCCCGGCTGGGTGCGCATCACGCTTGCCGAGGCCTTCGACGAGTCGGGTGCCAAGTTCAAGGAGATCGTCGAGAAGTACGGCGGCGAGGCCAACTTCGCCATGGGCGGCACCTCGCGCGTGTGGGCGCAGCCGCCGTACGGCACGTTGAAGTCCATCTTCCCCACGCCGAACGCGCACCTCGCGTACGAGATCTGCAAGGGACCGCGCCACTTCGGCGGCATCCTGACCGACGAGATCGGCTCGCCGTGGATGGAGGTCGAGCAGGGACCGCTCGTGTACGTGCAGTGGGGCACGGCGGCCGAGTACTCGAACTACGATTCCACGAACCGCACGGTGGTGGACTGCTCGCAGCGCGCCTACAAGCACATCCTCGTGGACCCGCGCATGACGCCGCTGGGAAAGGAAGCCGACGTGTGGCTGCCGCTGCGCGTGGGCACCGACCTGTGCCTGGCGCTGGGCTGGCTCAAGTGGATCCTCGACAACGAGGCCTACGACGACGCGTTCGTGCGCCGCTGGACGAACGCCCCGTTCCTGTGGAACCCCGAGGAGGACGGCCGCACCGCGAAGGGCTGGTTCATGGAGATGAACGGCGGCATCGACATGGAAAGCCGCATCCTGACCGAGGCCGACTGCGACCCCGAGTGGATCAACCAGTACTGGGATTACGAGGGACGCTACCAGCGCTTCATCTGCTGGGACGAGAACAACAACAAGCCCACGTACTGGGATTCCGAAGCTTGCCAGTGGGAGGGCGAGAAGCACAAGATCCCGACGACGGGCACGTGGATCGAGCATCCGTACAAGCCCATCATCGCCGATGCGTGGCTGCCCGATCCGTCCAAGTTCGCCGATCCGGCCGATGCGCAGTACGACGCGTACTGGGACGAGGGAAACGAGGGCGGGAAGCGCTCGAACCCGGCCGGCCTGCCCAAGAACCCGGCGCTGTTCCCCGGCGGCGTGGAGGTGAAGCTGAAGGACGGCTCCACCATCTCGGCCGGCACGGTGTGGGAGTCGTTCTCCGACAGCCTCGAGCAGTACACGCTGGACTACGTGTCCGAGGTCACCGAGGTGCCCGTCGACAAGATCGAGGAGGGCGTGCGCCTGTACACGACGCGCCTGAACCCCCTGCACGGCAACGGCGGCATCCACTACCAGCTGGCTCCCGACCAGACGGGCCACGCGGTACAGAACACGCGCGCCCTGCAGCTGATCGCCTGCATCACCGGCAACTCGGACGAGCCCGCCGGCAACCGCGGTTCGTCGAAGGCCCAGGTGGACGGCTGCTGCGGCCGTGCCAACATGCTGGTCACCGACCATGAGCCGAAGGACTGGGGCCTGGACGTGGGCACGATGGAGCTGGGCAACACGCCGCGCGACCTGTCCGTGGAAGACCAGATTCCCCTGATCCAGAACTTCGTGCAGTACCTCATCGACGAGGGCTCGCCGTTGGCCGAGCGCTACGGCAACAAGGTGCCCACCGCCGAGGAAGCGCGCTGGATCGCCGAGCGCAAGGGCGGCGCCTACAAGTCGAGCCGCACGTGGCCGGCGCTCAAGACGTCGTTCGACAGCAACGAGAAGCAGATCTCGGCCGAGCGTTTCCCGCTGCTGCGCTACTGGAACCGCTGGGCCGACTCCGCGGCCATCTGGGACTCCATCAACGGCATCGATACGCCGTACCAGATTCACGGCGGCGTGTGCATGTCGGGCGACTTCATGAACGAATCCAACCTGCTGGAGGCGTGGGAGGCGCTCACCCGCCTGGACTTCTGGCTGGACTTCAACCTGTGGTCGTGCCCGAACAACGGGTGCGCCGACATCGTCATTCCCGTGCTGCACTGGCTCGAGGTGAACACGGGGCGCGTATCGCAGGGCGCCGGCGGCATCTTCGGCGCGGGACAGCGCTGCGTCGAGCCGATGGGCGATTGCATCTACGACCCGGTCGCCGTCATCTGCCTGTACAAGGCCATGGACGTCACCTGGAACGATCGCGATCCCGCGTACGACCGCTGGAACAACCTGGACTACCACGACTTCGTGCAGATGGGCGGCAACGTCACGTACGAGGAGCAGGAGTACCGCGTGCTCAAGGACGCCACCGACTGGTGGAAGACCGAGGAGTTCCCCGACGGCCCCGACTTCCCGCAGTACGCCGCGAAGTTCCAAGAAGAGGGCTGGTTCGACTGCCGCAAGTGGCATCCCGAGCGTTGGGGCACGTACCGTCGTTGGGAGATGGGCTACCGTCGCCAGCAGGGCGGTTACAACCTGTACGCGGCCATCGACGAGAAGTGCGGCTTCATGACCCCCACCGCCAAGGTGGAGGTGTGGTCCACCATCGCCGAAACGTACATTCCCGACGGCGCAGCCACGTTCACCAGCACGAACGTGGTCGATCCGAACGTCCCCGACATCGACAAGTTCCCCCACTGGGTGGAGCCGAAGAACTCGCGCGTGTCGAACCCCGAGTACTTCGACGCGGCGCTGGTCGACCAGATCAAGACGACGGACGCCTACATCAACGACAACTATCAGGGCGATCACCTGGTGGAGGAGTACAAGGAAACCCTCACGGCGCATCCGGACAGCGCGTTCATCATGACGACGGGCTCCCGCCAGCCGGTGTACTTCCACTCCGAGCATCGCCAGCTGCCGTGGTGCCGCGAGCTGTGGCCCAGCCCGCGCCTGGAGATGAACCCCAACGACGCGGCGCGCCTGGGTTTGGAGCAGGGGCAATGGATTTGGATTCGCAGCCCGTGGGGTGCCGTCCGCGAAGTCGTGGATCTGTACTACGGCATCAAGGAAGGCACGGTCAACGCGAACCACGCCTGGTGGTATCCCGAGATCGACACCGCGTCGCACGGCTTCGAGCTGGTGAACATCAACTGCACGATGGACAAGTACGCGCAGTGCTGGATTTGCGGCGCGTCCCAGCTGCGCGGCGTGCCGGTGCTCATCTATCCCGCGACGGCCGAGAACTCGCCGCACGGCAACCCGGTTCCGTGCGACCCGCAGGGCAACCCGGTGATCACGAACGCCAACGACGCGCGCCTGAAGGAATGGCTGTCGAACGACCCGCGCCTCGCGGACTCGAAGGTGGAGCTGACATTCGCCAACATGGCGGCGGTCGGCTGCCAGCCGAGCGTTCAAAGCCCCGATCTGCTGTCCGGCGGCAAGCTGGCCGTGGGCAACGTGGGCGGCGACGCGCTGGGCGCCTATTCGAAATCGAAGTAA
- a CDS encoding UvrD-helicase domain-containing protein, with protein sequence MIDAIASLASFDGRIAKVQGPARSGKTEALVQRCARLIGGGAAPASILVEVSSAAATQAFRRRLRAALGPDGRHAADEVHVRTALETCVAVLDAPAARAATGRAPRLLNGAEYNFFLEDMKTLGQPIRRLRKMLEFFYRQMSDLAPRDSWLMGGEEETVLAHLERVLASRGAMLVQEAPYRCASFLQSDAGEGARGSYAYVLCDDFQNMSRAEQTCLCLLADRQLVACGNPNQQQALGTAFPCAEGFTQFDARRRDVEVFTLKGAFGNPAVSAFVDSLCDHGDLDPAFKAGRVADAGLADGLMAVKWSTPEDELDGITKYLRVVLDAEEDLHESRTCVLVPNKRWALMAQRVLKQRGFTVTLAGAFCSLGGDPRESARARALVAYTKLNLLADPCDLTAWRSWCGFDNYLTNSDAWNGLQVFAEQRGLSLLDALALIAELDEEPFARANALAERWRAGHALIAQNAGRKGFGLLRAIEAEGLPEFEETARALVGDEDAAAVFALQRRAVTDPALPDDPHVLHVAAYGSLCGLEYDNVFAIAAIDGFVPRRDAFEVISTEEERERVMNEERRSFCNSVSKANKRLVVSFFCRAPLELAERAKMQVVRVKAEDGSRVAAVRPTAFLAEAGDAAPTTTGGQALLARHGLN encoded by the coding sequence ATGATCGACGCCATCGCTTCCCTAGCCTCCTTCGACGGTCGCATCGCCAAAGTGCAGGGACCTGCGCGCAGCGGCAAAACCGAAGCGCTCGTCCAACGCTGCGCCCGCCTCATCGGCGGAGGCGCTGCGCCCGCATCCATCCTCGTGGAGGTGTCGAGCGCGGCGGCGACCCAAGCCTTCCGCCGCCGCCTGCGCGCCGCGCTCGGCCCCGACGGTCGGCACGCCGCCGACGAGGTGCACGTGCGCACCGCGCTGGAAACGTGCGTCGCGGTGCTCGACGCGCCTGCGGCCCGCGCCGCCACCGGCCGTGCGCCGCGCCTGCTGAACGGCGCGGAGTACAACTTCTTCCTGGAGGATATGAAGACGCTCGGCCAGCCCATCCGCCGCCTGCGCAAGATGCTCGAGTTCTTCTATCGCCAGATGAGCGACCTCGCTCCCCGCGATTCCTGGCTGATGGGCGGCGAGGAGGAAACCGTGCTGGCCCACCTTGAGCGCGTGCTGGCCTCGCGCGGGGCCATGCTGGTGCAGGAGGCGCCCTATCGATGCGCATCGTTTCTGCAAAGCGATGCCGGCGAGGGTGCGCGCGGAAGCTACGCCTACGTGCTGTGCGACGACTTCCAGAACATGAGCCGCGCCGAGCAGACCTGCCTGTGCCTGCTGGCCGACCGCCAGCTCGTCGCGTGCGGCAACCCCAACCAGCAGCAGGCCCTCGGCACCGCGTTCCCGTGCGCCGAAGGCTTCACGCAGTTCGACGCACGCCGACGCGACGTGGAGGTGTTCACGCTGAAGGGCGCGTTCGGCAACCCCGCCGTCTCCGCGTTCGTCGACAGCCTGTGCGACCACGGCGACCTGGACCCCGCCTTCAAAGCCGGCCGCGTTGCCGACGCGGGCCTGGCGGACGGCCTCATGGCCGTCAAGTGGTCCACGCCGGAAGACGAGCTCGACGGCATCACGAAATACCTGCGCGTCGTCCTCGACGCCGAAGAAGACCTGCACGAAAGCCGCACGTGCGTGCTCGTGCCCAACAAGCGCTGGGCGCTCATGGCGCAGCGCGTGCTCAAGCAGCGCGGTTTCACCGTGACGCTGGCGGGCGCGTTCTGCAGCCTGGGCGGCGACCCGCGCGAGAGCGCGCGGGCGCGCGCGCTCGTGGCGTACACGAAGCTCAACCTGCTGGCCGACCCGTGCGATCTGACCGCCTGGCGCAGCTGGTGCGGCTTCGACAACTACCTCACGAACAGCGACGCCTGGAACGGCTTGCAGGTCTTCGCCGAGCAGCGCGGCCTTTCCCTGCTCGACGCGCTCGCCCTGATCGCCGAGCTGGACGAGGAGCCGTTCGCCCGCGCGAACGCCCTGGCCGAGCGTTGGCGCGCCGGCCACGCGCTCATCGCCCAGAACGCCGGCCGCAAGGGCTTCGGCCTGCTGCGCGCCATCGAGGCCGAAGGGCTTCCGGAGTTCGAGGAGACGGCGCGCGCCCTCGTCGGCGACGAGGATGCGGCCGCGGTCTTCGCCTTGCAGCGCCGCGCCGTCACCGATCCCGCGCTGCCCGACGACCCGCACGTGCTGCACGTGGCCGCCTACGGCTCGCTGTGCGGCCTCGAGTACGACAACGTGTTCGCCATCGCCGCCATCGACGGGTTCGTGCCGCGCCGCGACGCGTTCGAGGTGATCAGCACCGAGGAAGAGCGCGAACGCGTCATGAACGAGGAGCGCCGGTCGTTCTGCAACAGCGTGTCGAAGGCGAACAAGCGCCTCGTCGTCTCCTTCTTCTGCAGGGCACCGCTCGAGCTGGCCGAACGCGCCAAGATGCAGGTGGTGCGCGTGAAAGCGGAGGACGGAAGCCGCGTGGCCGCCGTGCGTCCCACCGCGTTCCTCGCCGAAGCCGGGGACGCCGCGCCCACCACCACCGGCGGCCAGGCCCTTCTCGCCCGGCACGGCCTGAACTGA
- a CDS encoding TorD/DmsD family molecular chaperone, translating to MSEESVDLVALMRMRAQTYGLLARLFREEVDKEALEELQSMRFPTATGNAKVDEGYHLLYDYLRTAWDDSVTELAIDFVRTFIGHGVNAYSAAYPYESVYTSERRLMMQEARAEVLQTLRENNLKRGAWNEGEDHVALEFEFMQRMGLRTAEALEAGREDEAVEQLRTQRVFLRDHLLNWLPLLTSDMRLFSRTMFYQGLAQLAMGFVEEDALLLAELLDSAEAAA from the coding sequence ATGTCTGAGGAATCCGTCGACCTGGTTGCGCTCATGCGCATGCGCGCTCAAACGTACGGCCTGCTCGCGCGCCTGTTCCGGGAAGAGGTGGACAAGGAGGCGCTCGAGGAGCTGCAATCCATGCGCTTCCCCACCGCCACCGGCAACGCGAAGGTGGACGAGGGCTACCACCTGCTGTACGACTACCTGAGAACCGCGTGGGACGACAGCGTCACCGAGCTGGCCATCGACTTCGTGCGCACATTCATCGGCCACGGCGTGAACGCGTATTCGGCCGCGTACCCCTACGAGAGCGTGTACACTTCCGAGCGTCGCCTGATGATGCAGGAGGCGCGCGCCGAGGTGTTGCAGACGCTGCGCGAGAACAACCTCAAGCGCGGCGCGTGGAACGAGGGCGAAGACCATGTGGCGCTGGAGTTCGAGTTCATGCAGCGCATGGGCCTGCGCACCGCCGAAGCGCTGGAAGCGGGGCGCGAAGACGAGGCCGTGGAACAGCTGCGGACGCAGCGCGTCTTCCTGCGCGACCACCTGTTGAACTGGCTGCCGCTGTTGACCAGCGACATGCGCCTGTTCTCGCGCACGATGTTCTACCAGGGCTTGGCCCAGCTTGCCATGGGGTTCGTCGAGGAGGACGCGCTGCTTCTTGCCGAGCTTCTGGACAGCGCGGAAGCCGCCGCCTAG
- a CDS encoding LuxR family transcriptional regulator: MGIRVPRITINADFGDDTAFGDLSLLSVGYGLHQAWVYAAMFGTSSIFGTQTYITGMYGSHASLPFLISIVVFGVCLLFAGITDQRLLKAYISKKTLVAGSVLMSAGTLLLLSPPAINGPALEVVSGVATGIGSAILILFWGVAFARCDSASIVLNSSIAISIGIGVYAIGLHYGPFPIAGVLTGIIPLLELAILWNKTPAPYSERNEVPIFKPLPVNHAKFFLRFGIPVFVFGVALGTLRQTSIQYIVPASNVADQIVMLLAAGFASVVILVTIVALGGGDKWSRYFRPLIPFIAVTLFFLPLSEMSDGTFATMFLVMGYLCFEALMWIFFGELAQRFRLSPIYVFGLGRGMLALAGLAGSLFPIVAANWVHLLPFGEQGVIVVVLLIMVVAYALLPREREIEAIVAPCPLVKAVSLELNDRVRPLGHAGAGAGTGAGGDAVSRAELEGAGTSMDAAADNAAETVPAAAPTAARTPSLLERSSARRADEGDGEGRKGGGRFRTKCETVANTYLLSRRETEIMFFLAKGHNAAYIQEKLYISEGTAKTHIRHVYKKTNVHSQQELMRLVELAEAAE; encoded by the coding sequence ATGGGGATTCGCGTTCCTCGCATCACCATCAACGCCGACTTCGGCGACGATACCGCATTCGGCGATCTGAGCTTGCTGTCGGTGGGCTACGGGCTGCACCAAGCGTGGGTGTACGCCGCCATGTTCGGCACGTCCTCCATCTTCGGCACGCAAACCTACATCACCGGCATGTACGGAAGCCACGCGTCGCTGCCATTCCTCATCTCCATCGTCGTGTTCGGGGTGTGCCTGCTGTTCGCCGGCATCACCGATCAGCGGCTGCTGAAAGCATACATCTCGAAGAAAACGCTCGTGGCGGGGTCGGTGCTCATGTCGGCCGGCACGTTGCTGCTGCTGTCGCCGCCCGCCATCAACGGCCCGGCGCTCGAGGTGGTGTCGGGCGTCGCGACGGGCATCGGCTCCGCCATCCTGATCCTGTTCTGGGGCGTCGCGTTCGCGCGCTGCGACAGCGCGTCCATCGTGTTGAACTCGTCCATCGCCATATCCATCGGCATCGGGGTGTACGCCATCGGCTTGCATTACGGCCCGTTTCCCATCGCCGGGGTCCTCACGGGCATCATCCCGCTGCTCGAGCTCGCCATCCTGTGGAACAAAACGCCGGCGCCGTACTCCGAGCGCAACGAGGTGCCCATCTTCAAGCCGCTGCCCGTCAACCACGCCAAGTTCTTCCTGCGTTTCGGCATCCCCGTGTTCGTATTCGGCGTGGCGCTGGGCACGCTGCGGCAGACGTCCATCCAGTACATCGTGCCCGCATCGAACGTGGCCGACCAGATCGTCATGCTGCTGGCGGCCGGCTTCGCCTCCGTCGTCATTCTCGTGACCATCGTCGCGCTGGGCGGGGGCGACAAATGGAGCCGCTACTTCCGCCCGCTCATCCCCTTCATCGCCGTCACGCTGTTCTTCCTGCCGCTTTCGGAGATGAGCGACGGCACGTTCGCCACCATGTTCCTCGTGATGGGTTACCTGTGCTTCGAGGCGCTCATGTGGATCTTCTTCGGCGAGCTGGCCCAGCGCTTCCGCCTGTCGCCCATCTACGTGTTCGGCCTGGGGCGCGGCATGCTGGCGCTGGCAGGGCTGGCCGGTTCGCTGTTTCCCATCGTGGCGGCGAACTGGGTGCACCTGCTGCCCTTCGGCGAGCAGGGCGTGATCGTCGTCGTGCTGCTTATTATGGTAGTGGCGTACGCGCTGCTGCCGCGCGAGCGCGAGATCGAGGCCATCGTCGCGCCGTGCCCGCTGGTGAAAGCGGTATCGCTCGAGCTGAACGACCGGGTGCGCCCGCTGGGGCATGCGGGAGCGGGCGCCGGGACCGGGGCCGGCGGCGACGCCGTATCGCGCGCCGAGCTCGAGGGCGCCGGCACGAGCATGGACGCCGCCGCGGACAACGCGGCCGAGACGGTGCCCGCGGCCGCGCCGACGGCGGCGCGCACCCCGTCGCTGCTTGAGCGCAGCAGCGCGCGGCGCGCCGACGAGGGCGACGGCGAGGGTCGCAAGGGAGGCGGCCGGTTCCGCACGAAGTGCGAGACGGTGGCCAACACCTACCTGCTTTCGCGCCGCGAGACGGAAATCATGTTCTTCCTGGCGAAGGGCCACAACGCCGCGTACATCCAGGAGAAGCTCTACATCTCGGAGGGCACCGCGAAAACCCACATCCGCCACGTCTACAAGAAGACGAACGTCCACAGCCAGCAGGAGCTCATGCGCCTCGTCGAACTCGCCGAAGCGGCCGAATAG
- a CDS encoding FhaA domain-containing protein codes for MGFLSKFEGRMEDTFEGAADKMFDAPISPVQIAKKAEKQMRREKMVGAGKQYAPTLYTVLVNPDDDRRLMGYYPTLAGETETYLAAKASEQGLVMDGQPLVRFIVDEDLKHGKFDIIAEAVAAPIIAQLRAEEMQRYGLAAAPAAQPYAAPRPQAPLPQQQYGGYDQGYAAPAPMAPAPDPYGGGYDQYDQYDQYAPMSVDAYGQPQQLPYVPEDEIDRSIDYGEYTFDSRDFDEQRDGIHPLDRPEAVDPFALGAAAAGAGVAAGAVAGAGMGAAMQQPRQAPQPQPQPQAQPRMAAETVVFAGGPQAATPMPAQAAVRARLIDTTNNRAYDLASARLLIGRESKNDIAVHDVNASRTHAELRFEPQGIWTITDLGSTNGTLVNGREVATQPLSEGDRITIGMTNFTFTQA; via the coding sequence ATGGGCTTTCTTTCGAAATTCGAAGGCAGGATGGAAGACACGTTCGAGGGCGCTGCCGACAAGATGTTCGACGCTCCCATCTCGCCGGTTCAGATAGCGAAAAAGGCCGAGAAGCAGATGCGTCGCGAGAAGATGGTGGGCGCGGGCAAGCAGTACGCCCCCACGCTGTACACCGTGCTGGTCAACCCCGACGACGATCGCCGCCTCATGGGCTACTATCCTACACTGGCGGGCGAGACGGAAACGTACCTGGCCGCGAAAGCATCCGAGCAGGGCCTCGTCATGGACGGCCAGCCGCTCGTGCGCTTCATCGTGGACGAGGACCTCAAGCACGGCAAGTTCGACATCATCGCCGAAGCGGTGGCCGCTCCCATCATCGCGCAGCTGCGCGCCGAGGAGATGCAGCGCTACGGCCTGGCCGCCGCCCCCGCGGCGCAGCCTTACGCCGCCCCGCGTCCGCAAGCCCCCCTGCCGCAGCAGCAGTACGGCGGCTACGACCAGGGATACGCCGCCCCGGCCCCCATGGCCCCCGCGCCCGACCCTTACGGCGGCGGCTACGACCAGTACGATCAGTACGATCAATACGCGCCCATGAGCGTGGACGCGTACGGCCAGCCCCAGCAGCTCCCCTACGTGCCGGAAGACGAGATCGACCGCTCCATCGACTACGGCGAGTACACGTTCGACAGCCGCGACTTCGACGAGCAGCGCGACGGCATCCACCCCCTCGACCGCCCCGAAGCCGTTGACCCGTTCGCCCTCGGCGCGGCCGCGGCCGGCGCGGGAGTCGCCGCCGGCGCTGTGGCCGGCGCGGGCATGGGCGCCGCGATGCAGCAGCCCCGCCAAGCCCCGCAGCCCCAACCGCAGCCCCAGGCCCAGCCGCGCATGGCCGCCGAAACCGTCGTGTTCGCCGGCGGCCCGCAGGCCGCAACCCCCATGCCCGCGCAGGCCGCGGTGCGCGCCCGCCTCATCGACACCACGAACAACCGCGCATACGACCTCGCGTCGGCGCGCCTGCTCATCGGCCGCGAGTCGAAGAACGACATCGCCGTGCACGACGTGAACGCCTCGCGCACGCATGCCGAGCTGCGCTTCGAGCCGCAGGGCATCTGGACCATCACCGACCTCGGATCGACGAACGGCACCCTGGTGAACGGCCGCGAGGTTGCCACCCAGCCGCTCTCCGAGGGCGACCGCATCACCATCGGCATGACGAACTTCACGTTCACCCAGGCCTGA
- a CDS encoding FHA domain-containing protein, whose product MIDVVLLIVRLLFVALLYLFLFAIMKTGIGLVRGQRKKERTWNLSVERGPKELRGVSIVVRGPVIVGRSPGADIVVGAGYVSGRHARFQLMGQNLFVEDLGSTNGTGVNGQPITEPTALRNNDVVNVGDVAIRVRFA is encoded by the coding sequence GTGATCGACGTCGTACTTCTCATCGTACGCCTCCTGTTCGTCGCGCTGCTGTACCTGTTCTTGTTCGCCATCATGAAGACGGGCATCGGACTCGTTCGCGGACAGCGCAAGAAAGAGCGCACCTGGAACCTTTCCGTGGAACGGGGGCCGAAAGAGCTGCGCGGCGTGTCCATCGTCGTTCGCGGGCCCGTCATCGTGGGCCGCAGCCCCGGTGCCGACATCGTCGTGGGCGCGGGATACGTGTCGGGCCGCCATGCGCGCTTCCAGCTCATGGGGCAGAACCTGTTCGTTGAGGACCTCGGGTCCACGAACGGCACCGGCGTGAACGGCCAGCCCATCACCGAGCCCACCGCCCTGCGCAACAACGACGTCGTGAACGTCGGCGACGTGGCCATTCGCGTGAGGTTCGCCTAA